AGCCTCTAGAATAAATGTAGGGATATCATCTGATCTTTTAAAAAATAGACCAGATATCCAGCAGGCTGAACTAAAGTTCCGATCGGCATTTGAAGAAGTGAATATTGCAAGAGCCAATTTTTATCCAAGTTTTACCCTTACAGCCGAAGGAGGTTTTTCTACTTTGAAAATTAAAGATTTTTTCAATAATTCTATTTTTTATAATCTGATCGGTGGACTGGCGCAGCCAATTTTTAGCCAAGGCAAAAACAAAGCTACTTTAACAATAGCTAAGGCTCAAAAGCAGGCAGCATTTAATACCTATCAGCAGTCAATTCTTAATGCTGGTAAGGAAGTTTCCGATGCTCTTTATTCTTATGAAAACGCATTGGAAAAACAAAATATCCGTAAGGAGCAGATTCTGTATTTGAATAAATCGGTCGATTATACAAAAGAGCTGTTAAATTTTAGCTCAAACACCAATTATACGGATGTATTGACCTCTGAGCAGAACCTTCTTGCAGCGCGTTTAAGTAGTATTGATGATAAATTACAGGAATTACAAGCTATTATAGATCTTTACATCTCATTGGGTGGGGGGGTATAAAATTAGTTTTTATCTGATAGAAACACCAATTACATGGTGATTATTTGTTTGTTATACAGTTGGTTAATTTTTTTTGCAAAAATAGAGCTAGATTAAGTATGACTGTGTAGTGTGAAAAGGACAATTAAGTTTTTAAGCAGACTTAAATCATAGAATTCTGTAGGATGAATAAAAAAGATAGATAAAGAATTTTTAAAGGAGTAGAGTGAAATTCCAGCTCCTAATGCAGATCACCAAAAAGGCCTGTGCTGTAATAAATTATGGTTGTAAATTTTTGAAAAGAGGTGAAATGTTTTGTATTAGGCATCATCTTGTATTGTTTTTAAAAATAACATGAAAAATAACTAAAAAATGAAACATAGCTTAAGAGATCTCCCTATTGATGGTAACCATTTTTTTACGGGAAAAATGCTGGGACATTTTACAGAACGGATAAAAAATTTATCCCCGCAGTCTAAAGCTTTGTGGGGTACAATGGCGGTAGACCAAATGCTTCACCATTTAAATTTAGCTTGTGGAAATTCGTCGGGTCATTTTAATCTTAAAGATGAAACTTTTTTTTATCCCGGACGGTATTTAAATGGCTTATAGTAGATCTGCTTCCGCAGATGCCTAAAGGGTTGAGACGTCCTTCAGGTTTAAGGATCCCAGTCAACAGCTATTATGATTTTGAACAGGAGAGAAACCTGCTACTCAAGATAATTACAGCTGCGATTACTAGTACCTCTGCTACGGAATGGAGTGAGCATGTAGCATTCAGTTATTTAACCCACAGACAGTGGGGTAAACTTTTATACAAACATATCGATTACCATCTAAAGCAGTTTAATGTTTAAAAACCAGCTGTATCAGTAAAAATAGTTGCATAATCGCCATTGTAAAGTCTTGATTTTTAGATGTTTCATATCGATTTGAGTCTATTAAAAAAGTATATAACTGCAGCAGTATGAATTAGTAGAAGTTTATCTCAACTCATAATGTAAACATAATTCACTGTGAAGAAACGAAACATAGAAAAAGTGTATATAAAATATTGGCCGGAATACCCTCTTAATGATTCTGAAAAAACAAAGATGGCCAATTGGAATAAATTACGTTTAAAATTGTTTTCTTCAAAAAGTCTCATTGAAAATTTATGAGTATATGGATTCAGTGAAAATTTCTATATGGTAATAAACATTGCTACATTAATAAAGTTCCAAAGTTCATCTGAATGAAAAAGAAATTAAATATTATTAATCTTCTACTGCCCCTGCTAGTATTATGTACAATATTGTTTGCAGTGGTGTATTCTTATGAACATATCTCTCATCATAAGCCAAATTCTACAAAGAAAGAATTTGTTAATTCGGGTAAGGTTGATTTTAAAATTCTAAAGGAGATCGAAGAATGTGCAGTCTGCAATTTTAAATTCAGTCCTGTTCCAACTTTTACTTTTGAGTCGTTTCAGTTTTATAGAAGAAGTAATTCAGCTCCGTTGATTTTCTTTTTTGCAATAAGCTATTCTGATTATTTTAAAGGTTATCTCTTTGCACTTCGCGGTCCCCCTATCTTTAAATAATATCGCTTCGCAGGGCAATTCTCTTTTATGCTTTACCTATTTGATAATTATTTTTAACTGTACTACAGTTAGTCTTAAATTTTGTTTGTTAAGCGTAAAATATTAGTATTCTAGATACTACATTCATTAGGTAATCTGGAATAGAATCCAGCGGAAAATAGTTTGCTTTTATCCTAAAAACTTTAACAGTTATCTGCTCATAAAGTTTAGGGGCAAATGATGTTTGTATTTGCCTAGTTATTTTTATTAAACCCAATTAAATTTACATGAGAACTATTTTACTTTCTTCTTTACTTTTATTATTTTACCTTCCGTCTTTTGCACAAGAAATTGCTAGCACAACTGAAAAACAAAAAAAAGTAGTAGCCTTATTTACTGAGTCTGATACCATAAAAAATAAAAAAGAAGAGATTCTTAAAGAAGTTGTCCTAACAGTCAACAAACATCCAAAACCGGTAACTGTCTTACGTTCTGGATTAAAACCAATGGATGTTCCGCAAAGCGTTCAAGTTATTGATGCCCAGATGATAGAGCAACAGCAAGCCATTCGCCTGAGCGAAGTTATAAAAAATACTAATGGCGTTTATGTAGGTTCAGCCCGAGGTGGAGTGCAGGAATCATTATGGTCTAGAGGTTATGATATGTCTGCAAATAATATGTTTAAGAACGGTTTTCGTTATAATTCAGGGTCTATACCCGACGTTTCTTCTTTAGAAAAAGTAGAATTTTTAAAAGGAGGTTCTGCATTATTATTTGGAAATGTAGCCCCTGGCGGTATTTTGAATCTGGTAACGAAAACGCCAAAATTTATTAAAGGTGGAGAGATCTCTATGCAGGCGGGAAGCTATGATTTTTACAAACCATCTGTAGATTTTTATGGACCAATAAACAGTTCAATTGCTTACCGCTTTACTGGTTCTTATGAAAATTCAAAAAGTTTTAGAGATTATGTAAAAAGTGATCGTATATACATTAATCCTTCGTTTTTATTTAATATCTCTGAAAAGACGCACATAATAGTACAAGGAGATTATTTAAGTGCTGATTTGACTCCAGACTTTGGTACAGGAATTATTGGTAAGACTATTGTAGATCTTCCGCGTAATAGCTATTTAGGTACTCTTTGGGCAACAGGAAACACAAAATCATCTAGTGCTTCTATATTGTTTAACCATAATTTCACTAAAGATTGGAAATTATGTTTTAATAGTTCATTCCAAAATTACGAAAGAACACAAAAATCGTCAGCTCAATTAAATATAATAGCGGCTAATGGTGACTTTAAACGTGGATTAACACAAGCTGAAGCAGCTGAAAGAATATTTGGTAATCAATTAAGTCTACAAGGTGTTTTTAATACAGGAAGAATCAAACACCAAATATTTACCGGTGTTGATTTCGAAAATTCAATTGCTCCAAATTATACTTTTGGATTTTATGCCGATCGAGATGTAACAACTCCAATTACAACAGATGGGACTGTAATAAATTTGTTCAATTTCGACTACAGAGCACAAAGTCTTGAGGCTCCCTTCAGCAGAATAACCCAGTTGGCCACAACTGATACACAAAGATTTGGGGTATATGCACAAGATTTAATTTCGGTTACTTCCTATATCAAAGTTTTTGCTGGACTGCGCTGGTCTTGGCAGGATAGCGGAATTACCACAGCTAAAGAAGTTATTGAAAAAATCAATAATGTAAATACCATCACAACCAATTATGAAAATGCTGTGTCAGTAGCTGGCGCTAAAACCATAAATAGTGCTTTCTCACCTAAAGTAGGTTTGGTAATTCAACCCGACAGGAATTTGTCTCTTTTTGCAAGTTATTCGAATTCATTTACTCCTAATACCGGAACAACAGTGGATTTAAAAACGTTAGATCCTTCTATAATTGACCAATATGAAGCAGGTCTCAAAAAAGATTTCTGGAATGGAATTTTGAGCACAAACGTAACGGTATATCAAATATCGAATAATAATTTCGCCCAAACTGCACAATATTTAGCAGATGGTGTTACACAAAACGTAGATTCCTCCAAAAAAGAATTGGTAGGATCTACAAAAGGTAAAGGATTGGAGATCGATATTACTTCTAGACCAATTGTAGGTTTAAACATCAATGGTGGATATAGCTTTAACGAAACCAAAGTATCGAAATCTTCAGGAACTAATGGAAGTCTTGTTGCTGGCAATGCCCTGACAAGAACGCCAAAACATACTGCCAATTTAAGCTTTTTCTATACATTTCCTGGTGGCGTACTTAAAGGAATCACTTTTGGAGCCATTGGAAACTATATAGGAGACCGTACTGGAGGCTGGAATGATGATTATTTATGGACTGAAAAAACACCTTCAACTACTCCAAAGACATATATTGTAACGGTTCGAGATCGAAATATTCCCTTAGTAGGATACATGATATTTGATGCTTCTGTGGGTTATAATTGGAATAAAGTATCCATCTTATGTAAGTTATCAAATATCACAAACGAGTTAAATTATGTAGTACATGAAAATTACAGTGTAAATCCAATTGCTCCACGCCAAGTTATGACAAGTTTAAAATATAAATTTTAATCAAAACTTTACATTGCTATTTTAAGATTTTAAAGCTTTAGATTTCTATTTAGAGGAGTAAGAGATATTAAATTCTTCTTGTATAGATTAACCAACATAAAAGCTTTAGATCTCTATTTAGAGGAGTCAGAGATATTAAATTCTTCCTCTTTAGATTAAATAACATTTTTGCATAAACACAACTTTTGAACCTGATCCATTTTTGTCTCCCCACAGGTTTTAGTGTTGATCCGTTTTCGTCTTGATTCATAAAAAGGGATCCAGATTTTCACTGATTTTCGGGTATAAAAAAAGTCCTGAAGTAATTCAGGACTTTTTTGTGGGGAGAGCAGGATTCGAACCTGCGAAGTTCTCACAGCAGATTTACAGTCTGCCCTCGTTGGCCGCTTGAGTATCTCCCCAAAGCTCGTTTTATCTTGCGTTGTTCTGCTAGACGGGTGCAAATATAGGGACACTTTTTAATTCTGCAAACAAAAAACATACTTAATTTTAAGTTTATTTTATGTTGTTTTTTAAATCATTGGTATTGAATAAAATAAAATGAGACCACTAGGTGTTTTATATTTTAAATGTAGGTGGAATAGGATGATTTTGTTTTAAGTTTCGATATTCAGTTTTCAGTATTCGCTTGTATACCTTGAGCCTTTGTAACTTTGAATTTCTATTAAGGAGTTACTTTATGAGTTCCTTCCTTCGTCAGGAAGACAAGATTGGGGATATTGAGTGTTTAGTCTCAGTGTTCAGTTTTCCCCTTTTAGCCTCTGAACCTTTGTAACTCTGAACCTTTCAGCCTTTATTTATTGAGCTATTTCTCGCAAAGACGCAGAATCGCAAAGTTCTCTCTCTTTGAGCCTTTGAATCTTTGTAACTCTGAACCTTTGAGCCTTTTTTTTTGAAACTATTTCTCGCAAAGATGCAGAATCGCAAAGTTCTTTCGTTTACATATCTTTTAACCTTTGAGTCTTTGTTGCTTTGAGTCTCTATTAAGTATTCAGTTTTTCACCTTTGTTCCTTTGTAACTCTGAACCTCTGAGCCTTCTTTTTTTTTGAAACTATCTCTCGCAAAGACGCAAAGTTCTTTCGTTTACATATTTTTTAACCTTTGAGCCTTTATTTATTGAGCTATTTCTCGCAAAGACGCAGAATCGCAAAGTTCTCTCTCTTTGAGCCTTTGAATCTTTGTAACTCTGAACCTTTGAGCCTTTTTTTTGAAACTATTTCTCGCAAAGACGCAGAATCGCAAAGTTCTTTCGTTTACATATTTTTTTACCTTTGAGTCTTTGTTGCTTTGAGCCTATATTGAGTGTTCAGTTTTTCACCTTTGTCCCTTTGTAACTCTGAACCTCTGAACCTCTGAACCTTCATTTTTTGAAACTATTTCTCGCAAAGACGCAAAATCGCAAAGTCTTTTAGCTTACATACGTTTGTGTCTTTCCTAGTTTGTTTCTTTGTAACTCTGAGCCTCCGAACCTTTGAATCTTTGCGCCTCTATTGCAGATTATTAGCTCGTTTTAGGTATTTAAATTAGAAATTTGTGCGATGTTGTATCAAACAAAAAAATCTCCACTAGGGAGATTTTTTGTTTTATTCTGAGTATTGGTATTATTTAGCTAGAAGCTCAATAATTTTTGCTCTTAGTTCGTCACCTCTTAAGTCTTGTGCTACTACTTTTCCAGATGCATCTAGTATAAATGTTGCTGGAATTGATTGAACACCGTATTGAGCTGCAATTGGCTCATCCCAAAACTTTAAGTTTGAAACTTGCGTCCAAGTTAAATTATCTTTTGCAATTGCTTCTTTCCAAGCCTTCGCTTCTTTATCTAAAGAAACACCAATGATGTTAAGACCTTTTGAATGTAACTCTTTGTAAATAGCTACAACATTTGGATTTTCCTTTCTACATGGTCCACACCATGAAGCCCAAAAATCTACAATGGTAACTTTCCCTAAACTTTCTTTAAGAGATACCGTTTTTCCTTCTGGATTAGGAGCAGAAAAATCTGATCTTCAGTTAGCGCTACCAACTGGAGGAGCAGTAGCACCAACAGCAGGCATTTTCATTTGACCGATTTTTTCTTTTATTTCTTTACCTGGTTTAGTGCTTTTTACAGACTCATCTAAACTAGCGTAGATAGTTTCTACTTTTTTCAAATCAGTTGAAGGATCGTTTAACATCCCTTTGATGATTAATGCACTAATAAAAGATTTTGGGTGAGATTCTGCGTAAGTAGTGTACTTAGTTTTAGTTTCAGTTTGTACATCAGCTTGTATTTTCATGAAATCTTTCATTAAACCATTGATTACTGCAGTATCTTGAGCTTGTTGAGCAGTATTCATAGTAGCTGTGTTTTTTTTCTGGAAATCAACTAATTTCTTTTGAACTTTCATAAGTTCGTCGTTGAATTTTACATACTCATCATTGTTGTATGTACCAGAAATTTTAGATTTATGGATACTATCTTTATCTACAGCAATTGTAATTTCTCCAGTTTCAAGAATAAAAGGAACTGGTCCTTGAATGTCTTGTATTTGTAATATGTGAAATGCAGGCTCAGTTACTTTACCTTTAATTTCGAATTTTCCATTTTCAACTTTTACAGTGTCTAATGAGATTGCAGCTCCAGTAGTTGGATCTTGAGTTTGTAGGATGATAGTTTTACCATTTTCGATCCCTTTTGCAGTACCTGTAATTAGGTATTCTCCGTCTTTAACTTTGTTGCAAGAAATTATTGCAATAGAAGCAGTAAGTAAAAAAAATATTTTTTTCATTATTAATTAGTTAATTGATTTGAGGAACAAAAGTATTTAAAATTATATGACTTAAATAATTTTGTAACCTAAAATTTTGTTATAGTTTTAAGAGGGTTAAAAGCTTTGTAGTCAGCTTGTTTTGGGGTGTTTTATTAGGTAGGAGTTATACTTTTATGTTAATTTTAAAATATATAACAATATTTTATGTGTTTTTGTAGCAAAAAAAAAGCATCCGCCAGAGGGGATGCTTTTCTAAAACAACTAGAAAACTAGTCTTGATTTGTTTTCTTTCTCCAAGTAAAAGAGTTAAGAATATGTCTTTTTGCAAATCTTCCAGGAGAATCTGCATTTACCATTTTTACGTAAGTAGCTTTTGGTACACTGATGTACTCATATACGCTACCATTTGAGAAATCAATTATTAATCTTCCTTCTACAAACTTGTAATCTGCAATAGATGAAGTAGCGATTGTTTCTGTGTATTCTGGCAAGTTTAGTTTAATTGTCTCAGGATTGATACTTACCAA
The nucleotide sequence above comes from Flavobacterium branchiarum. Encoded proteins:
- a CDS encoding TonB-dependent siderophore receptor, with translation MRTILLSSLLLLFYLPSFAQEIASTTEKQKKVVALFTESDTIKNKKEEILKEVVLTVNKHPKPVTVLRSGLKPMDVPQSVQVIDAQMIEQQQAIRLSEVIKNTNGVYVGSARGGVQESLWSRGYDMSANNMFKNGFRYNSGSIPDVSSLEKVEFLKGGSALLFGNVAPGGILNLVTKTPKFIKGGEISMQAGSYDFYKPSVDFYGPINSSIAYRFTGSYENSKSFRDYVKSDRIYINPSFLFNISEKTHIIVQGDYLSADLTPDFGTGIIGKTIVDLPRNSYLGTLWATGNTKSSSASILFNHNFTKDWKLCFNSSFQNYERTQKSSAQLNIIAANGDFKRGLTQAEAAERIFGNQLSLQGVFNTGRIKHQIFTGVDFENSIAPNYTFGFYADRDVTTPITTDGTVINLFNFDYRAQSLEAPFSRITQLATTDTQRFGVYAQDLISVTSYIKVFAGLRWSWQDSGITTAKEVIEKINNVNTITTNYENAVSVAGAKTINSAFSPKVGLVIQPDRNLSLFASYSNSFTPNTGTTVDLKTLDPSIIDQYEAGLKKDFWNGILSTNVTVYQISNNNFAQTAQYLADGVTQNVDSSKKELVGSTKGKGLEIDITSRPIVGLNINGGYSFNETKVSKSSGTNGSLVAGNALTRTPKHTANLSFFYTFPGGVLKGITFGAIGNYIGDRTGGWNDDYLWTEKTPSTTPKTYIVTVRDRNIPLVGYMIFDASVGYNWNKVSILCKLSNITNELNYVVHENYSVNPIAPRQVMTSLKYKF
- a CDS encoding KTSC domain-containing protein — protein: MKKIVEYRKLLNVDKTAELKDLKTIYRNAMKECHPDKFQGNDAGLKEAEEKSKLVIEAYHFLVSINPETIKLNLPEYTETIATSSIADYKFVEGRLIIDFSNGSVYEYISVPKATYVKMVNADSPGRFAKRHILNSFTWRKKTNQD
- a CDS encoding DUF4369 domain-containing protein translates to MKKIFFLLTASIAIISCNKVKDGEYLITGTAKGIENGKTIILQTQDPTTGAAISLDTVKVENGKFEIKGKVTEPAFHILQIQDIQGPVPFILETGEITIAVDKDSIHKSKISGTYNNDEYVKFNDELMKVQKKLVDFQKKNTATMNTAQQAQDTAVINGLMKDFMKIQADVQTETKTKYTTYAESHPKSFISALIIKGMLNDPSTDLKKVETIYASLDESVKSTKPGKEIKEKIGQMKMPAVGATAPPVGSAN